A window from Salvelinus fontinalis isolate EN_2023a chromosome 8, ASM2944872v1, whole genome shotgun sequence encodes these proteins:
- the LOC129860459 gene encoding serine/threonine-protein kinase 38 isoform X1, with product MAMTGQSSCSSMSNHTKERVTMAKVTLENFYSNLIAQHEEREMRQQKLEKVMDQEGLADEEKRIRRSQHARKETEFLRLKRTRLGLEDFESLKVIGRGAFGEVRLVQKKDTGHVYAMKILRKADMLEKEQVGHIRAERDILVEADSLWVVKMFYSFQDKMNLYLIMEFLPGGDMMTLLMKKDTLTEEATQFYIAETVLAIDSIHQLGFIHRDIKPDNLLLDSRGHVKLSDFGLCTGLKRAHRTEFYKNLNHSLPSDFSKQTFNNMNSKRKAETWKRNRRQLAFSTVGTPDYIAPEVFMQNGYNKLCDWWSLGVIMYEMLIGYPPFCSETPQETYRKVMNWQETLTFPPEVPISEKAKDLILRFCCEEEHRIGATGVEDIKGNAFFEGVDYDHIRERPAAIPIEIKSIDDTSNFDEFPDSDILQPTAAPVVSNHSEADLKNKDWVFINYTYKRFEGLTARGAIPSYMKTGKR from the exons ATGGCAATGACGGGCCAGAGTTCCTGCTCCTCGATGAGTAATCACACCAAGGAACGTGTGACCATGGCCAAGGTGACCCTGGAGAACTTCTACAGCAACCTCATCGCTCaacatgaggagagagagatgag GCAGCAGAAGTTGGAAAAGGTGATGGATCAAGAGGGCTTGGCTGATGAGGAG AAGCGTATCCGGCGCTCCCAGCACGCCAGGAAAGAGACCGAGTTCCTGCGTCTCAAACGAACCCGCCTGGGGCTTGAGGACTTCGAGTCCCTCAAGGTGATTGGCCGAGGAGCTTTCGGAGAG GTGCGTCTGGTGCAGAAGAAGGACACAGGCCACGTGTACGCTATGAAGATCCTCCGCAAGGCCGACATGCTGGAGAAGGagcag GTGGGCCACATCCGTGCTGAGAGGGACATCCTGGTAGAGGCTGACAGTCTGTGGGTGGTTAAGATGTTCTACAGCTTCCAGGACAAGATGAACCTCTACCTCATCATGGAGTTCCTGCCTGGCG GTGACATGATGACCCTGCTGATGAAGAAGGATACTCTGACAGAGGAGGCCACTCAGTTCTACATCGCTGAGACAGTGCTAGCCATCGACTCCATCCACCAGTTGGGCTTCATTCACAGAGACATCAAACCTGACAACCTGCTACTAGACTCCAGG GGCCATGTGAAGCTGTCTGACTTTGGTCTTTGCACAGGTCTGAAGAGGGCGCATCGTACCGAGTTCTACAAGAACCTGAACCACAGCCTCCCCAGTGACTTCAGTAAGCAAA CATTCAATAACATGAACTCAAAGAGGAAAGCAGAGACATGGAAGAGGAACCGGAgacagctg gccttcTCTACTGTGGGCACCCCTGACTACATCGCCCCTGAAGTCTTCATGCAGAACGGATACAACAAGCTCTGTGATTGGTGGAGCCTTGGAGTCATCATGTATGAGATGCTGATAG GCTATCCCCCGTTCTGCTCAGAGACCCCTCAGGAGACCTACAGGAAGGTGATGAACTGGCAAGAAACACTGACTTTTCCCCCTGAAGTGCCCATTTCGGAGAAAGCGAAGGACCTCATCCTCAggttctgctgtgaggaggagcACAGGATCGGAGCCACTGGGGTGGAGGACATTAAGGGCAACGCCTTCTTCGAGGGGGTGGACTACGACCACATCAG AGAGAGACCCGCTGCCATTCCCATTGAGATAAAAAGCATCGACGACACGTCCAACTTTGACGAGTTCCCAGACTCTGATATCCTCCAACCGACGG CTGCCCCTGTGGTGTCCAACCATTCTGAGGCAGACCTGAAGAACAAGGACTGGGTCTTCATCAACTACACCTACAAGCGCTTCGAAGGCCTCACAGCCCGAGGGGCTATCCCCTCCTACATGAAGACGGGGAAGAGATGA
- the LOC129860459 gene encoding serine/threonine-protein kinase 38 isoform X2, whose protein sequence is MAMTGQSSCSSMSNHTKERVTMAKVTLENFYSNLIAQHEEREMRQQKLEKVMDQEGLADEEKRIRRSQHARKETEFLRLKRTRLGLEDFESLKVIGRGAFGEVRLVQKKDTGHVYAMKILRKADMLEKEQVGHIRAERDILVEADSLWVVKMFYSFQDKMNLYLIMEFLPGGDMMTLLMKKDTLTEEATQFYIAETVLAIDSIHQLGFIHRDIKPDNLLLDSRGHVKLSDFGLCTGLKRAHRTEFYKNLNHSLPSDFTFNNMNSKRKAETWKRNRRQLAFSTVGTPDYIAPEVFMQNGYNKLCDWWSLGVIMYEMLIGYPPFCSETPQETYRKVMNWQETLTFPPEVPISEKAKDLILRFCCEEEHRIGATGVEDIKGNAFFEGVDYDHIRERPAAIPIEIKSIDDTSNFDEFPDSDILQPTAAPVVSNHSEADLKNKDWVFINYTYKRFEGLTARGAIPSYMKTGKR, encoded by the exons ATGGCAATGACGGGCCAGAGTTCCTGCTCCTCGATGAGTAATCACACCAAGGAACGTGTGACCATGGCCAAGGTGACCCTGGAGAACTTCTACAGCAACCTCATCGCTCaacatgaggagagagagatgag GCAGCAGAAGTTGGAAAAGGTGATGGATCAAGAGGGCTTGGCTGATGAGGAG AAGCGTATCCGGCGCTCCCAGCACGCCAGGAAAGAGACCGAGTTCCTGCGTCTCAAACGAACCCGCCTGGGGCTTGAGGACTTCGAGTCCCTCAAGGTGATTGGCCGAGGAGCTTTCGGAGAG GTGCGTCTGGTGCAGAAGAAGGACACAGGCCACGTGTACGCTATGAAGATCCTCCGCAAGGCCGACATGCTGGAGAAGGagcag GTGGGCCACATCCGTGCTGAGAGGGACATCCTGGTAGAGGCTGACAGTCTGTGGGTGGTTAAGATGTTCTACAGCTTCCAGGACAAGATGAACCTCTACCTCATCATGGAGTTCCTGCCTGGCG GTGACATGATGACCCTGCTGATGAAGAAGGATACTCTGACAGAGGAGGCCACTCAGTTCTACATCGCTGAGACAGTGCTAGCCATCGACTCCATCCACCAGTTGGGCTTCATTCACAGAGACATCAAACCTGACAACCTGCTACTAGACTCCAGG GGCCATGTGAAGCTGTCTGACTTTGGTCTTTGCACAGGTCTGAAGAGGGCGCATCGTACCGAGTTCTACAAGAACCTGAACCACAGCCTCCCCAGTGACTTCA CATTCAATAACATGAACTCAAAGAGGAAAGCAGAGACATGGAAGAGGAACCGGAgacagctg gccttcTCTACTGTGGGCACCCCTGACTACATCGCCCCTGAAGTCTTCATGCAGAACGGATACAACAAGCTCTGTGATTGGTGGAGCCTTGGAGTCATCATGTATGAGATGCTGATAG GCTATCCCCCGTTCTGCTCAGAGACCCCTCAGGAGACCTACAGGAAGGTGATGAACTGGCAAGAAACACTGACTTTTCCCCCTGAAGTGCCCATTTCGGAGAAAGCGAAGGACCTCATCCTCAggttctgctgtgaggaggagcACAGGATCGGAGCCACTGGGGTGGAGGACATTAAGGGCAACGCCTTCTTCGAGGGGGTGGACTACGACCACATCAG AGAGAGACCCGCTGCCATTCCCATTGAGATAAAAAGCATCGACGACACGTCCAACTTTGACGAGTTCCCAGACTCTGATATCCTCCAACCGACGG CTGCCCCTGTGGTGTCCAACCATTCTGAGGCAGACCTGAAGAACAAGGACTGGGTCTTCATCAACTACACCTACAAGCGCTTCGAAGGCCTCACAGCCCGAGGGGCTATCCCCTCCTACATGAAGACGGGGAAGAGATGA